A region from the Pogoniulus pusillus isolate bPogPus1 chromosome 13, bPogPus1.pri, whole genome shotgun sequence genome encodes:
- the LOC135180460 gene encoding leucine-rich repeat-containing protein 15-like: MEWRGWQWWLLLLVGIQLAGGQCPEQCQCVRTAQVECSGAGITAVPSPIPANAMTLQIINTHISELGDSSFGNASLLIGLRIEKNHLARISPGAFQHLPDLRYLSLASNKLQELPVQVFQPLGKLESLLLSSNQILQVEPSHFAHLSNLKELQLHGNNLQELKEGVFDQLTSLTKLNLARNNLERLPPRAFERLARLQVLRLYENRLRQVPAGAFDGLPELQELGLHQNQLQTLSPELFVHNGNLQKLYLSNNLLAALPSGVFLPLRALAKITLHVNRLRDISPSAFGPMPYLRELWLYDNELSTLPAAVFSNLTQLQLLVLSKNRLRSVAPGAFQGLGELLELSLHSNALRRLDAQALEGLPKLQNLSLHNNQLQALPRGLFRATPALQHVQLHSNALEYLHAGIFSPLAALREVKLHNNSWRCDEGILSLRGWLQDNPHKVGETPPLCAQPPALRGTPIARLPQDQLLSTQPPSTSYHPSTLPPAHPSEPASPESAWTEPSVGLPVSPREEEKEEEEERGWWGLTRTQSWVVVAVIVLVCVALLTTLVALVVYGCRKKSNVVLMRMKAPNEA; encoded by the coding sequence ATGGAGTGGAGAGGTTGGCAGTGGTGGCTGTTGCTGTTGGTGGGCATCCAGCTGGCTGGCGGccagtgcccagagcagtgccagtgTGTCCGCACCGCCCAGGTAGAGTGCTCCGGCGCCGGCATCACGGCggtgcccagccccatccccgCGAACGCCATGACCCTGCAGATCATCAACACGCACATCAGCGAGCTGGGCGACTCCTCCTTCGGCAACGCCTCCCTGCTGATCGGGCTGCGCATCGAGAAGAACCACCTGGCGCGCATCAGCCCCGgggccttccagcacctgcctgACCTGCGCTACCTCAGCCTGGCCAGCAACAAGCTGCAGGAGCTCCCTGTGCAGGTCTTCCAGCCGCTGGGCAAGCTGGAGTCTCTGCTCCTTTCCAGCAACCAGATCCTCCAGGTTGAGCCTTCCCACTTTGCTCACCTGAGTAACctcaaggagctgcagctgcacggGAACaacctgcaggagctgaaggaggggGTGTTCGACCAGctcaccagcctcaccaagCTCAACCTGGCCAGGAACAACTTGGAGCGCCTGCCGCCCCGGGCCTTCGAGCGCCTGGCGCGGCTGCAGGTGCTGCGGCTCTACGAGAACCGGCTCCGGCAGGTCCCGGCGGGCGCCTTCGACGGGCTGCccgagctgcaggagctggggctgcaccAGAATCAGCTGCAGACGCTCTCCCCGGAGCTCTTCGTGCACAACGGAAACCTGCAGAAGCTCTACCTGTCCAAcaacctcctggctgccctgccGAGCGGTGTCTTCCTGCCCCTGCGTGCCCTGGCCAAGATCACCCTGCACGTTAACCGCCTGCGGGACATCTCCCCCAGCGCCTTCGGGCCCATGCCTTACCTGCGGGAGCTGTGGCTCTACGACAACGAGCTTTCCACCCTCCCCGCCGCCGTCTTCAGCAACCttacccagctgcagctgctggtccTCAGCAAGAACCGGCTGCGCTCGGTGGCGCCAGGGGCATTCCAGGgcctgggggagctgctggagctgtcacTGCACTCCAACGCTCTGCGCCGCCTGGACGCCCAGGCACTGGAGGGGCTGCCCAAGCTGCAGAACCTCTCCCTGCACAACAACCAGCTGCAGGCGCTGCCACGGGGCCTCTTCAGGGccactccagctctgcagcatgtgcagctgcactccaaCGCCCTGGAGTACCTGCACGCTGGCATCTTCTCCCCCTTGGCTGCCCTCCGAGAGGTGAAGCTGCACAACAACTCCTGGCGCTGCGATGAGGGCATTCTGTCCCTGCgaggctggctgcaggacaACCCCCACAAGGTGGGCGAGACAccccctctctgtgcccagcccccagccctgcgggGCACCCCCATTGCTAGGTTGCCACAGGACCAGCTCCTCTCCACCcagcctcccagtacctcctaccaccccagcaccctgccccctGCTCATCCCTCTGAGCCAGCATCGCCAGAGAGTGCTTGGACGGAGCCCTCCGTGGGGCTGCCCGTCTCcccaagggaggaggagaaggaggaggaagaggagagggggtgGTGGGGGCTGACACGCACGCAGAGTTGGGTGGTGGTGGCAGTCATTGTGCTGGTGTGTGTGGCCCTGCTCACTACTCTGGTGGCCCTGGTAGTCTATGGCTGTAGGAAGAAGAGCAATGTTGTGCTCATGAGGATGAAGGCACCTAATGAAGCCTGA
- the LOC135180298 gene encoding carboxypeptidase N subunit 2-like isoform X1 — MSRWRRLMVYMLLGLETLLVGGLALPCPPACQCYDTSKVFCSEERMREIPVGLPGNATQLFFVETALSSIRRGALGFSTTLTKLVFLNNDIQELESRAFAGLPSLTELEVSGSSLPAVSPGLLVGLPNLSKLSLGANSIRSLQPGLFASAHHLQDLCLQGNKIELLPPSIFHPLRRLQTLDLTRNVLTELPAGLLAPLTALRLLKLSDNLLTRVSPSAFSTLGRLAELHLDGNRLEELPDGIFTGLWGLRRLQLQHNALRSLAPDVFTSLHNLTTLSLEANYLATLPTTLFAGTPHLLYLSLSRNQLEVLPQGLFANLSVLQTLVLSHNSMVHLPTGVFQGLVGLVTLQLSHNNLSSLPGGLLAGLPLLTALALDHNHLAHLPPRLFDDNLDLAQVGLAYNPWACDCHLIYLLGWLQSFAEPLTHAQASCASPATLQGRSLLEVPPGQLECSGTPTVPTEEDWNGEPGKDALQQCTYSNPEGTVSVACNATSCQQLSLHLPSSPGQAVGPGLAYQGTWVLHSPCGTLQVSVLVTAQVGDEATSPGLPTVP, encoded by the exons ATGTCGCGCTGG CGCAGGCTCATGGTCTacatgctgctggggctggagacTCTACTGGTGGGAGGGCTGGCCTTGCCCTGTCCCCCTGCTTGCCAGTGCTACGACACCTCCAAAGTCTTCTGCTCAGAGGAAAGGATGCGAGAGATCCCAGTGGGCCTGCCAGGGAACGCCACTCAGCTCTTCTTCGTGgagacagccctgagcagcatcCGCAGGGGGGCCCTGGGCTTCAGCACCACGCTCACTAAGCTGGTCTTCCTCAACAATGACATCCAGGAGCTGGAGTCCCGTGCTTTTGCGGGgctgcccagcctcactgaGCTGGAGGTGTCAGGCAGCTCCTTGCCAGCAGTCAGCCCggggctgctggtggggctGCCCAACCTCAGCAAGCTCTCCCTGGGTGCCAACAGCATccgctccctgcagccaggactCTTTGCTAGTGCTCACCACCTACAGGACCTATGCTTGCAGGGGAACAAGATTGAGTTGCTGCCCCCCAGCATCTTCCACCCGCTCCGGCGCCTCCAGACCCTGGACCTCACACGGAATGTGCTgactgagctgcctgctgggctgctcgcCCCCCTGACTGCCCTGCGCCTCCTCAAGCTCAGTGACAATCTGCTGACACGAGTGTCCCCCAGTGCTTTCAGCACACTGGgtaggctggctgagctccaccTGGATGGTAAccggctggaggagctgccagaTGGCATCTTCACTGGGCTATGGGGGCTGCGGCGGCTGCAGCTACAGCACAATGCCCTGCGCAGCCTGGCTCCTGATGTCTTTACcagcctccacaacctcaccaccctcagcctggagGCCAACTACCTGGCCACTCTGCCCACCACCCTCTTCGCTGGCACCCCGCATCTCCTCTACCTTTCGCTGTCTCGCAACCAGTTGGAGGTGCTGCCTCAGGGCCTCTTTGccaacctctctgtgctgcagaccTTGGTGCTCTCACACAACAGCATGGTTCACCTTCCCACTGGGGTTTTCCaggggctggtggggctggTGACACTGCAGCTGAGCCACAACAATCTTTCCAGCCTGCCAGGTGGGTTGTTGGCTGGGCTACCCCTCctcactgccctggcactggacCACAACCACCTGGCCCACCTGCCTCCGAGGCTCTTTGATGACAATTTGGATCTGGCCCAAGTGGGGCTGGCTTACAACCCCTGGGCCTGTGACTGCCACCTCATCTATCTCCTGGGCTGGCTTCAGAGCTTTGCTGAACCCCTTACCCATGCACAAGcctcctgtgccagcccagCCACTCTCCAGGGCCGATCCCTGCTGGAGGtccccccagggcagctggagtGCTCAGGAACACCCACTGTCCCCACCgaggaggactggaatgggGAACCAGGGAAggatgctctgcagcagtgcaccTACAGCAATCCTGAGGGCACTGTAAGTGTGGCCTGCAatgccacaagctgccagcagctcagccttcaCCTTCCTTCATCTCCTGGGCAGGCAGTGGGGCCTGGGCTGGCATACCAGGGCACCTGGGTGCTGCATTCCCCCTGCGGCACGCTGCAGGTCAGTGTCCTCGTCACAGCACAGGTGGGTGATGAGGCCACGTCGCCAGGTCTCCCCACTGTGCCCTAG
- the LOC135180298 gene encoding carboxypeptidase N subunit 2-like isoform X2, with translation MVYMLLGLETLLVGGLALPCPPACQCYDTSKVFCSEERMREIPVGLPGNATQLFFVETALSSIRRGALGFSTTLTKLVFLNNDIQELESRAFAGLPSLTELEVSGSSLPAVSPGLLVGLPNLSKLSLGANSIRSLQPGLFASAHHLQDLCLQGNKIELLPPSIFHPLRRLQTLDLTRNVLTELPAGLLAPLTALRLLKLSDNLLTRVSPSAFSTLGRLAELHLDGNRLEELPDGIFTGLWGLRRLQLQHNALRSLAPDVFTSLHNLTTLSLEANYLATLPTTLFAGTPHLLYLSLSRNQLEVLPQGLFANLSVLQTLVLSHNSMVHLPTGVFQGLVGLVTLQLSHNNLSSLPGGLLAGLPLLTALALDHNHLAHLPPRLFDDNLDLAQVGLAYNPWACDCHLIYLLGWLQSFAEPLTHAQASCASPATLQGRSLLEVPPGQLECSGTPTVPTEEDWNGEPGKDALQQCTYSNPEGTVSVACNATSCQQLSLHLPSSPGQAVGPGLAYQGTWVLHSPCGTLQVSVLVTAQVGDEATSPGLPTVP, from the coding sequence ATGGTCTacatgctgctggggctggagacTCTACTGGTGGGAGGGCTGGCCTTGCCCTGTCCCCCTGCTTGCCAGTGCTACGACACCTCCAAAGTCTTCTGCTCAGAGGAAAGGATGCGAGAGATCCCAGTGGGCCTGCCAGGGAACGCCACTCAGCTCTTCTTCGTGgagacagccctgagcagcatcCGCAGGGGGGCCCTGGGCTTCAGCACCACGCTCACTAAGCTGGTCTTCCTCAACAATGACATCCAGGAGCTGGAGTCCCGTGCTTTTGCGGGgctgcccagcctcactgaGCTGGAGGTGTCAGGCAGCTCCTTGCCAGCAGTCAGCCCggggctgctggtggggctGCCCAACCTCAGCAAGCTCTCCCTGGGTGCCAACAGCATccgctccctgcagccaggactCTTTGCTAGTGCTCACCACCTACAGGACCTATGCTTGCAGGGGAACAAGATTGAGTTGCTGCCCCCCAGCATCTTCCACCCGCTCCGGCGCCTCCAGACCCTGGACCTCACACGGAATGTGCTgactgagctgcctgctgggctgctcgcCCCCCTGACTGCCCTGCGCCTCCTCAAGCTCAGTGACAATCTGCTGACACGAGTGTCCCCCAGTGCTTTCAGCACACTGGgtaggctggctgagctccaccTGGATGGTAAccggctggaggagctgccagaTGGCATCTTCACTGGGCTATGGGGGCTGCGGCGGCTGCAGCTACAGCACAATGCCCTGCGCAGCCTGGCTCCTGATGTCTTTACcagcctccacaacctcaccaccctcagcctggagGCCAACTACCTGGCCACTCTGCCCACCACCCTCTTCGCTGGCACCCCGCATCTCCTCTACCTTTCGCTGTCTCGCAACCAGTTGGAGGTGCTGCCTCAGGGCCTCTTTGccaacctctctgtgctgcagaccTTGGTGCTCTCACACAACAGCATGGTTCACCTTCCCACTGGGGTTTTCCaggggctggtggggctggTGACACTGCAGCTGAGCCACAACAATCTTTCCAGCCTGCCAGGTGGGTTGTTGGCTGGGCTACCCCTCctcactgccctggcactggacCACAACCACCTGGCCCACCTGCCTCCGAGGCTCTTTGATGACAATTTGGATCTGGCCCAAGTGGGGCTGGCTTACAACCCCTGGGCCTGTGACTGCCACCTCATCTATCTCCTGGGCTGGCTTCAGAGCTTTGCTGAACCCCTTACCCATGCACAAGcctcctgtgccagcccagCCACTCTCCAGGGCCGATCCCTGCTGGAGGtccccccagggcagctggagtGCTCAGGAACACCCACTGTCCCCACCgaggaggactggaatgggGAACCAGGGAAggatgctctgcagcagtgcaccTACAGCAATCCTGAGGGCACTGTAAGTGTGGCCTGCAatgccacaagctgccagcagctcagccttcaCCTTCCTTCATCTCCTGGGCAGGCAGTGGGGCCTGGGCTGGCATACCAGGGCACCTGGGTGCTGCATTCCCCCTGCGGCACGCTGCAGGTCAGTGTCCTCGTCACAGCACAGGTGGGTGATGAGGCCACGTCGCCAGGTCTCCCCACTGTGCCCTAG
- the LOC135180259 gene encoding mucin-2-like — protein MMHQRFLFILFLSFHLHECEDQIPGGDPYEMPKDYQEVYRGSKNDVKEIPKIAKPFISEMIFVQTSITTIRKGAFMYMPNLIKILFIGNKIKAVEPGAFDNLDKLRDLDISGASLEELSVGTFQNLPCLQRLELRDSQLRYIPKGLFDGLEQLGELSLHSNAISSLPEGIFDSLVNLTFLDLARNKIKALPEDAFSKLPQLQVLRLYENELQDLPAGLLNSQPGLLELNLQSNRLKALPPMLLRSLPHLEKLLLDNNFIRVLPPEGFFGLNRLKLLTLDSNNITELPCCLFDTMPHLRELDLGRNSLATLPDGIFVNLTSLGKLILSHNQLAALPRGTFTGLSKLSDLQLDTNQLSALDCEVFASLPNLKTLNLRKNQLESVPRGLLDPLKKLNSVYLSGNPWRCDCNLCYLHSWVMDSSEKVKLSTQVSCKSPPHLAGQSVLSLRDDHLICPATLPVSASLTPSLPFTSTSSQGMSTLLSSGPLPTAVPTTLPSIAFPVTTLPTMLSPVATSAVLPTMTTEAFFTAQSPTMPSKVSIAIPSSAVLPKLSITTTSPAVLPQTSITTSSLTMLPKASITTPSSAMPSKVSIAIPSSAALPQTSITTSSLTMLPKASVTTPSSAMPSKASIAIPSSAVLPKVPITTTSPAVLPPTSITTSSLTMLPKASITTPSSAMPSKVSIAIPSSAVLPKVFITTTSPAVLPKSSITTSSLTMLPKTSVTTPSPPVLPKKSITTPSPIVLPETSTTAPSPAVLPEASITTLLTAVLPESSFDTPSSTVLPKASVASSSSPILPKASVTTPLSVVPQKAFSLRPSSSIISLEPPGATSPEPALSTLASATTPVPTSLLAASTRQGTLALPVPTETPGTIPWGTPSISLTSAPTTTPPCRDAVTDVMPLGSRSPSHHDSVPSRECDHATTWGSFTFDTQPMPTASQHTSTPPGTIEIPTSPVPLSPDPTSLWPASSPLAPGSRQTWGFTLPLSPRHCRAWLVLGLASLALQALRLLLEVLLTAVKYGRQVWGSASGWDGTSSSGAGAGTTAYKVYDSLPRTKGANH, from the exons aTGATGCACCAACGTTTCCTTTtcattctcttcctttccttccatcTCCATGAATGCGAAGATCAAATCCCGGGTGGAGATCCCTATGAAATGCCCAAAGACTACCAGGAGGTCTACAGAGGGTCAAAGAATGATGTCAAAGAGATCCCAAAGATTGCAAAGCCTTTCATTTCTGAGATGATCTTTGTGCAAACCAGCATCACCACTATTAGGAAAGGTGCCTTCATGTACATGCCCAACCTGATCAAGATTTTGTTTATTGGCAACAAAATCAAGGCAGTTGAACCTGGAGCCTTTGACAATTTGGACAagctgagggacttggacatCTCTGGTGCCTCTTTAGAAGAACTATCTGTGGGCACTTTCCAAAACCTCCCATGCttgcagaggctggagctgagagACAGCCAGCTCAGATACATCCCCAAAGGCCTGTTTGATGGGCTGGAACAGCTGGGAGAGCTCTCCCTGCACAGCAATGCCATCTCTTCCCTTCCAGAAGGCATTTTTGATTCTCTTGTCAATCTAACATTTTTGGACCTGGCCAGAAACAAGATCAAGGCTCTTCCTGAGGATGCTTTCAGCAAACTTCCCCAGCTGCAGGTCCTCCGGCTGTATGAGAATGAGCTGCAGGAcctcccagcagggctgctgaacagtcagccaggactgctggagcTTAACCTTCAGAGCAACAGGCTCAAAGCGCTGCCACCCATGCTCCTGAGGAGCTTGCCTCACTTGGAGAAGCTCCTCTTGGACAACAACTTCATCAGGGTTCTCCCACCTGAGGGCTTTTTTGGTTTGAACAGATTGAAGCTGTTGACTTTGGATTCAAACAACATCACAGAGCTCCCCTGCTGCCTTTTTGATACCATGCCACACTTGCGGGAGCTGGACCTGGGCAGGAACAGTCTGGCCACACTTCCAGATGGCATCTTTGTCAATCTCACCTCTCTTGGGAAGCTCATCTTGTCCCATAATCAACTAGCAGCCTTGCCAAGAGGAACCTTCACTGGGCTCAGCAAGCTCTCGGACCTCCAGCTGGATACAAATCAGCTTTCTGCTCTGGATTGTGAAGTCTTTGCTTCTCTCCCAAACCTGAAAACCCTCAACCTTCGGAAGAATCAGCTGGAGAGTGTCCCCCGAGGGCTCCTGGACCCCCTGAAGAAGCTCAACTCAGTGTATCTGAGTGGCAACCCATGGAGATGTGACTGTAACCTCTGCTACCTGCACAGCTGGGTCATGGACAGCAGTGAGAAGGTCAAATTGTCCACCCAAGTGTCATGCAAGAGTCCACCCCACCTGGCAGGGCAATCAGTGTTATCACTGAGAGATGACCACTTAATTTGTCCAGCTACTCTGCCTGTTTCAGCTTCTTTAACCCCATCTCTGCCATTCACATCCACATCATCACAAGGGATGTCAACCTTGCTCTCATCTGGACCCTTGCCCACTGCAGTGCCAACCACACTGCCATCAATAGCGTTTCCAGTCACAACACTGCCAACCATGCTGTCTCCTGTGGCCACCTCTGCTGTGTTGCCAACCATGACAACAGAGGCCTTCTTCACTGCTCAATCACCAACCATGCCATCTAAGGTCTCCATTGCCATCCCTTCATCAGCTGTGCTGCCAAAGCTCTCCATCACCACCACATCACCAGCTGTGCTGCCCCAGACCTCCATCACCACATCATCATTAACAATGCTGCCAAAGGCCTCCATCACTACTCCATCATCAGCCATGCCATCTAAGGTCTCCATTGCCATTCCTTCATCAGCTGCACTGCCCCAGACCTCCATCACCACATCATCATTAACAATGCTGCCAAAGGCCTCCGTCACTACTCCATCATCAGCCATGCCATCTAAGGCCTCCATTGCCATCCCTTCATCAGCTGTGCTGCCAAAGGTCCCCATCACCACCACATCaccagctgtgctgccaccGACCTCCATCACCACATCATCATTAACAATGCTGCCAAAGGCCTCCATCACTACTCCATCATCAGCCATGCCATCTAAGGTCTCCATTGCCATCCCTTCATCAGCTGTGCTGCCAAAGGTCTTCATCACCACCACGTCACCAGCTGTGCTGCCTAAGTCCTCCATCACCACATCATCATTAACAATGCTGCCAAAGACCTCTGTCACTACTCCATCACCACCTGTGCTGCCTAAGAAGTCCATCACCACACCATCACCAATCGTGTTGCCTGAGACCTCTACCACCGCTCCATCACCAGCTGTGCTCCCTGaggcctccatcaccaccctattaacagctgtgctgccagagagCTCCTTCGACACACCATCATCAACTGTTCTACCAAAGGCCTCCGTTGCCAGCTCATCATCACCCATACTGCCCAAGGCTTCTGTCACCACCCCACTGTCAGTTGTGCCACAGAAGGCATTTAGCCTTCGTCCTTCTTCATCCATCATAAGCCTAGAGCCTCCTGGGGCCaccagcccagagcctgctctgtCCACTCTAGCTTCTGCCACTACACCAGTGCCAAccagcctgctggcagcctcCACCAGACAAGGGACTCTTGCTCTTCCAGTGCCCACAGAGACGCCAGGCACCATCCCATGGGGAACACCCAGCATCTCCCTTACCTCAGCCCCCACCACGACACCACCCTGCAGGGATGCTGTGACAGATGTGATGCCACTGGGATCACGCTCCCCATCCCACCATGATTCTGTGCCAAGCAGGGAGTGCGATCATGCCACCACATGGGGCTCATTCACATTTGACACACAGCCTATGCCCACTGCCTCCCAACACACTTCTACTCCTCCAGGCACCATCGAGATCCCAACGTCTCCTGTCCCCCTGTCACCAGACCCCACAAGCCTCTGGCCAGCATCCTCACCCCTGGCCCCTGGCAGCCGTCAGACCTGGGGCTTCACCTTGCCACTCAGCCCACGGCACTGCAGGGCCTGGCTGGTGCTGGGCCTGGCCTCACTGGCACTGCAG GCTCTTCGGCTGCTCCTTGAAGTGCTGCTGACGGCTGTGAAATACGGGAGGCAAGTGTGGGGCAGCGCATCTGGGTGGGATGGAACAAGCAGCtccggggctggggctggcacg ACAGCATACAAGGTGTACGACTCTCTGCCGAGGACCAAGGGAGCTAACCACTAG